The DNA region TCTCCCCACCAACCTGAAAAATCTTGCCGtttctggggttttttattCGTTGCATTTTTCCTCCCTTCCTGCGTTGGCTCATTGCCACATTTTTTCTGGTCATGTTTCAGATATAAACAGTTGATGAATGTCAGAGTCAGCAAGAGCAGATACAAGCAAGCTtcctttgaaaaatgtttagtttgatcccctttggttttattttgacgGGGAAATATTCAATCCGTAACCTCTTCAGATACCAGCCGTCTCAtaaatcaattttttatttttttttcatttgagtgAGATCAAACACATGGAAAGAAGAATCCCTACGCTCAAAACACATCTGAGTAAAGATCCAAAAGTGTCACAAAATCACTTCTTGAATTGAAAAACTATCTTTGGGGACTGACTTTATTTGTCTCCACAGACGGGTTTCCAGGTCCAAAACTTCCTTCCGGCTTTGTAGAACGGTAGAGGAAGTGTCATGCTTGGGGAAAGCTTTGATGCATCTAGGACTTctcagaaaatatgtgaaattgaTAAATAATTCATGCTGATGGTAGATTTAATATTGATTAACGCTATGGCTTGCGTGTTTATTTGTTGCTAAATCTACTATTTTCCTTTAACATCCTTTGTCTTTTAGGACATTTTAATAGGTtggagcagaaaaagaaacataaatctTTAATAATTCCTCTAAGCAAATTCTCTTGCATTGATTTTGGTCTTTTGTTTACGTCCTTTATACTGTCGtcttacatttttctgtctaaTGATGGCGCTAGATTTTCATTCAGATAAACTTGCTGTTCAAGGGATTTCGAACGACAAGGACTCTGACAGGGCTCCCAGGGTGTTTGGAAAAGAAACAgccccacagcatcacagatcctccaccgtGGAAATGAGTTGTTTTGCCCCACATCTTCGTCCTGACCTACCTGAAAATAGTTGCAGAAAAGGTCCGCCTTAGGGTTACAGACTGAAGCCATCTGTTCCAGTTTCAGTCCCAGTCGATCCACACGTTATGTGGTTTTCCTGCCATGATCCCAAGAAACCGCTCTTTGAGCGTCTGAAGTTTTCTAACTTGTGAGATAAACCTGGGTCGGCCATGTTTATCACAATTCAAGTAGTTTTGAATGTTTCAATTATGAGACGGTTTAGGTAATTAAGCTTCGTTCAAACAGCAAATCCTGATGTTCAGTTCCgatttgttttgggggttttttttggcttaAATCCGACTTTTCTTGCGAGGCCTTTCACAGTGCTAACTAAATCAAGCTTCTGTTTGCTACTCCAAAGTGACACGCATGTGCACAGCTGCTGCCTACAGATCAACTGCAACAGTTGTTGAGCAGCGGGAGCCAACAGCATCGTCACAATATCTGAACCAGGCGAAGGACGCTAAGAACAAAAAAGTAGCTAAGTGTCGGCACCGCTTGGTTTTGCCAATGTTTACACCTGGATTTACAGCATCTGGCTTCTCCTGGTTCAGAATTGTGACGCGCGTCTTACGTCAACGATACactgttcagactgcagatgATTTGGAAACTATTGGGCACATATTCAAGTTAGTACCCCATCTAGAAGTGGCCCAAATTGGATTTATTGGgatgaggttaaaaaaaaaaaaaggaattaggTTGTTCAAAGTTGGACATGGGTcacatttgcctgctgtgtgaacgtagttTACGTTTTTTCTTGTAGCCCCTACTTGACCTATAAAGATCAGCATCCGTTTGCTTCATTTAACTGGcaggttccttttttttggcTTTCCCATTTTAAAGAATGCGTCTgtcacattacatttaaatctcaggaaaacaaaagatcACTGACTACAAattaagatttaataaaaaacaaatcatgtcACACGACTAAAGTATAAAGTAACCGTAGCGTGTCGCACAGAAATTGTGTCAAGTGCCGaaagtgtaaacaaaattgtgttAACAATTCTTTCTAAGCATTTTTTCCCACACTGAATAACTGAATTCAAATTGAtctcaaacagattttttctaaagttttcaaattatgacGCCgtgataaaaataatattaacattCCTGTATGCAAACTAATAATCAAAGCTCTGTAACAACATGAGGTTTAAAGGAACTGATGGTGTTAGTGTGCCCTCTATGGGTCGAATGtgactccatttttatttaagatacACTTTCTTCATTTACtggactttttttaaaaattattattatttctcaaaatgagaaaatcacCTACTcaaaaagaaaacccacaaaGTGAGCAACTATAAACGTACACATCCTGAGGTgctgtgtgtatgtttttatttctttgatcaCTGAGCAGAGACGTCCAACACAcgcaggaaataaaaacagaccgATTACAAGACCCGTTCATCACGCAAAACCTGCTAAATacttctaaaacaaacattttctttttcttgtacaGTCACATAACTGAATACAGTGTagtgtttttgtaaaatcacAACAGTTTGATGGTTCCAgcggaatatatatatatatgtatgttcagtttttttatgcTCTGTGTTTCACACCAGGACGCATCTCAAAACAAAATCCCAGTCAAGACTCAGTTCAAGCCTGAACGCCACAGTGTCAGCTTTAGACACACTTTCCCACCAGGCCTCCCTTTAACCTATTATTAAATCAAACGcatgttaaaatgattttgcaCGCAGTAAATCACATGTAGAGGACACTTCGACACCGAATGTGGAGCGGGTGCACAACGCGCCGGCGTCCTTTCTGAACGCCGAAACACACAAACACGGATGTTTCATCCACTTATTCTGACAGATACACTGCATAGTTGTTACTCAAACACACAGCTACACGACGTAAACCTGAACAAACACCGGTAACGTTCCACCTTGGTGATTTATTGCAGGTGTGTTAGGAAGAAACAGTGATTTTTAAATTGGGTTGGATTTTtcatagatgtttttttatatatatatttgtatgaCTTGCACTCGCGGACTCACGTTGACGGGAAGTTGCACGCtataaaagaatcaaaatcTCTCATGCTCCCTCAGTCTTTGCGCCTTGCAGTTTGCAGCAGCAGAATAATGGCCTATGAAATGCATTCCTGGATACATTTCCATGCCAAAATGCAAACGTTGCAAAGAAGGGTCAGTGGTTTTTACTTGTCTGAGTGGAACAGaaacaatgcaaataaaacttagcatattttcataaaactgcagaagaccgtacaaaaaaaataccaagAGAAAAACTGGTGGTTCAGACCAGAATAATGCCACTTTCATTTAAGCATGACAAGCTTAAAGTTGTGCAACCAGCCCACTTTTCAAgctttatggggtttttttctatccccccccaccccaaatTCCACTGAGTGGATTGTTTTGGTTTGAATTTGGGCTTCATCCATTTCTCTGAAAGCTGCACTCCGAGTTTGGCTGCATAGGAGAAGCTTTGCGCTCTAAACGATTCCTTCAGTGCACAAAGAACACGACGGAGTGAGCACACAATATCAACTGCGGTCAAACAGTAGACTCATCATCCGCTGGCTTAGCAACAGACACGTTAAGACATACACACCTCTTTAGGAATTAGGATCCTATTTCCGCTCCCCAAATCCCACCTTGATTAGTAAGAGTTATTCACAGGATTAGAATACTATAAAACCAAATCTATGTTAATAAGACCGATGGGTGGTCTAGTTTGGACAACATaactaaacaacatttttatgattGGAAATACTGCCAAGCAGCCAAATTAGTGCGGTGAGCAATGGAAGCGTGAAACAGCCTTCTTTTGGCCAGCCGACGGACAGGAGGAGGTTCAGCGCTCCTTCAGAAagcctaattaaaaaaaaagcctctgaTCTCGCTCGGGTTTTATCCAATCAGAACCGAGTCGAACTACAGCAAAGGCAGGATGGAAAACTTTAGCTGTCAGCCAGAGCTTAATACCCGCGTAGTCATAGTTTTCAGGCATTTGATCGTCTTCGGTCGGCAAAGTAATCGCTTTATGACGGCAGCCAACGACGGAGAGTTTGTGCACAGCAGGAAAAACTGCAGGAAGGAAAAGTTTCCACCTGCATCAAAGTCGAGACGCCTCTCATCTCGGTTTTCCTTGACGTCGCAAGTGAAACTGAGATATCAAGACAAACTACAAACATTGAAGACTCTGGATCGCTGGAAGAGGCTGCGTCTTTCCCAGAGCTCCAGTTCGGCGTTCAGAGAATTCGAAAACGAAACGATtgattgatcccaaagggaaattaaatatttcctcatATTTAAATTTCTCATGTTTCAGGatgacagtttttaaaagtacatttcaTCTGGATCAGGGGTACAAGATAGCCAATAAACCCCACATAACTAAGTTAATATTACTGAAAATTTTGATGTCAGTATCAGCTACGGTTATCTCACTTTTGCCTTTTATTATAATTACACAAAGTCTCTGCCATTATGTGAATTTTAGCATCGCGGCCATTAAAAATCTTCACCAGGTGTCCCAATTAAGCACCTTCACCTTTGCCAGGTCTCACTTTAGCCGGTAAATGTTGGGTGTGTCTCCAACACATACGTGTTATTCACATGGGCCTTTACGGTAGCTTTGATCTGGCACATTAGTGTCATGCCCTAAAACCACCGCGTGCTTTTTCAATCACCAACACGTAAACGAGTAAAAGATTAAAGGAGCTAACATTAGCAGCAAACCATAAACTCAGTAAACAAGCTTCATGGCATAAAACTGtaccaataaaaacactttatcaAAAAATtctaatacaaaataaaagcctaaacaataaaaaacataaccTGCATTTACACTAAACGGCGAGTTTCTTTTTCCACAGGATTCCTTTAAAAACTCCCTGCAGACGTCTGTTTGTGTTGATTAGTGGATCTGAAAGCTGAATTTTGAGAGGATGGCTGAAGGGCAGATTAGtgctgctttgttgttttgccCTTCAGGTGAGGGTTTTCCAGAAGCTCTGCTGCCAAGCGACAACTATGAACACCAACATTGCCAATTACCGGCCCACAACGACAGCAGTGGGCAACTAGTAAGGAGTTCAACCGAGGAAATGGCAGTAACGGTTCACCATAATGACTTCAGGGTCTATTAACACATAAAAACGCAGCACAGTTATTTTAGAGgaggtttttttatttctaaaacgCTCGATTCTCTCGTTTGAGTGTTTGACAAACTGAGCAGTGGCTCTCTACAAAGTCTTTGTGCTTTTATATTCATGCatgatttaatcattttaataagtAATGCGGTGCTAAATTGTTGCTCTAAAAATAATCCCAATCAGCGCGAGTACATTTCTAAAGCGCAGGGCTTTAGGTTTATTCTGATGAATCCAGATGTTGGCACAACAGCGAAGGATAAAATCTCTTTCAGGATGTGTTGAATGCGCTTGgatttttagttaaattaattttaattagcaCAGTGTGCATACAAGGAGGAGGCGAGATGCAATCGGCTAGTAAGCTGATGTTAAATCCACTGGCTTGTcaggtggagaaaaaaaaaaaaaaaatcagagaccTTCAATACAGTCATGAAAAACTAAGTATCGTATTTTTCAGATTATAAGCCGCTACATTTTTCCCCACGCTTCGAACCATCCGGCTTTTAGCCCGGTGAGGCTTTTCtgaggatttttcttcaaccaccagggggctctttagcaggaagtgaatcattggttCCAGGTGAGGCctatatatgtacgtttccattttttttttttataaaaaaagaacattgtaGATGTGGCTTACAGCGAggctctatagtccggaaaatacggtacacCCCACATAAATGGTGCTACTTCCCCTATTAAATCAGCaggggtgtacttagtttttaTTCTCCATCACTGTACTCAAGGACAAGGATACCTTTTTCCGTAACACTATATTTGatgggtgtgcataagactgacatggcgctgtcataaacatgacataacatctgtcatgaacatgaaggagccTTCATGAAGgcttatgactgttgtcatgaagcgtcatttggcaaataatgacacttttaatgcaaagttgctttaaaagttgtattaaaagtctattaaaatgatcaaaagtgtcattatttaccaaatgacactacatgacaacagtcataagcattcatgaagactccttcatgttcataacagatgttatatcatgtttatgaaCATGTCaatcttatgcacaccccgtcaaagAAAGTGTTGCCTTTTCTTCCCGTGACATTAAATCTGATTTCTGCATCTAGAAACCTGGATTTTTGTGCATATAAACGTTCTCCCACACTTTTGAGTAAAACTGATTTGACATCAAATCTGTTGTGTTGGTTTATGATGGTTCATTCTGCCAATATCTTCCAAATATTGCTGTGTAGCTTTAAAAGGATATAATGTGGATCTTGactaaaaacacagattttctaccaaaaactacCATAAAAATATAGTTGTGgagtgaaattttaaaaaggctaCCCTGATTTTTCTTGTTGAAgatacaaaataatgaaaaaacttcatttggacatttttgcatAATTGTCGTGGGTAAATCGAGCCCTAAAATGGCTTTAAGGTCCGTCggataaataattaatgacttAAGGTGCAAAAGGTTTGGCAAGAAAAAGCCACTGATTTACAAACCATCATGACGTTTTAAACAATGGGCCGTAAAGTGGAGCTCTGCGTTGCCTGGACCGACTTCAGGGGTTTCAAAAGTCGCAGCGTCGGGTTACGGTTGTGCCAGGTGCTCCAGTGCCTCACCCTCGCAGCGCATGCAGTGGTAGCCTATTTTATCCGTGACATCGACGCAGCCCTGGCTCAGGTAAAAGTCCACAGATGACTTGTTCCAGTCCAGAACCGTAAAGTTGAGCTGGTTGCATCCAGCGGCCAGACCCAGCTGTAGGCCACCAAAAGACATTAGCTAAACattagcactttcttcttttacatgttcattttttttaacgATGCGCTGATGTTGCTCACCTGTGCTACCTTGCTCATAAGTGCTTTTCCAATTCCCTTCCCTTATAGGACAGAGATTAAAAATTAAGATACATTGATGCACATCGTTATATTAACAACAACAATCaatgaagaaaatgatttaCCTCGAAATTCTGGCATCACGTACAAGTCCTCCATGTAAACGGATCTTCCTGCCCAGGAGCTGTAGGAGTAGAAGTAAAGTGCATAGCCAATCTTCGTATGTCCTGAAAGCGAAACGGTGACCGTTAGACGTGTTCAGGGATTTCTTTACACTCAAACTCTGCTCTCTGAGTTTTTGGCACTTATTTTCCCTTATTCTTAATTAACCAAACCCCCAATATTGAGCTTTATATCAATCCCTTTCTGCTTCCAGCTGTCCTAATAATAAGATTTCTTGAGATTTACATGAAAAATTCAACAACGCTGCAAATTACCAAAAACAGCACTTACACTTTCAATAGGGTTTAGTACATGTCTGGTGTTTtgaggtgggggggggggggggtattaagttgtttttttttttacaaacatttacattttggcGTCATCTCTGTTTAATAAGgacataaaatcattttaatgacaGTATAATCTGCTATGTCTAGATTACACGTCTAGACATATTTATCTTGTCTATTCTTAGCAGCTAGAAGAGGATCTGAGTCgctatttttcagaaaatagcTTCTTCAAAAACTTTTGCAGTATTTAGTTTGTATTagttttataaatcaataaaatgcaaaaaaaaataaaataataaaaacaacaagaaagcaAATATGAATGCTTTGTGTTGAACCTATGAAATTTTCCTTCTGAAAAGACTTTGTCAGTAAAACGTTTTCTGCCTTGGACCAAACATGTGCCGCTCTTCAATTGTGGTCGGTGGACAAAGTGTGTCCACAAACGGCCCCCGGGCCGCATTTTGAACATCCCTGGTGTAAATCCTTCACACGTTAAAACGTCAGAATCAAACggagggtgtactttctttttcccATGACTGTACGTGTGTGCAACAGTATCTGTGTTAGAGTCTTGGAGTATCTAACGCGGAAGCATGCCGCCCCTCCTGACTGTGCAGTCAGACATCCGAGTCCAGCAGAGGGTGATCGGTGACGACTGCATGGAAAAAGGTCGAGCTGAGCAGCGGAGCATGTACTAATGAGCTCATTACTGCACACAGAGGAAGCAGAGTATCAACTTTATTACGTAAGAGGTGAATAAAGGGAGAGAACACAATGTAGCAGCGTCCTGCTACATTAGGCAACATTAAGAGCGCTGCTACATTAAGAGCGCCGAGAAATGACACAAACCTCCCCGTCACGCTCCCATATCACTCCCACTTAGACAATGGGGCTCTGCAATTAGCGGACACTTGTTCTCACCTTCTTTGGTTCTGTGCTGTTCCGGCACCTCGGCAACGATGCCGTGAAAGAACGGATTCTTGGAGAAGCCGTCTTGCTCCAAGTCTGGGAAAACGTTGACAGAGAGAAGCCTGAATGTGAGAAATCTGCGATTTCTCCAAACGAAGGGCGTTAAATTCTGCTTTTCGCTGCGACTTTAAATCTGAATGCTGTCGCTGGGAAACAAAAGAGGACGCAACACCTTGAAAACCTGTTCATGCCGtttatacattttgtcatgttgcagtCAGAAACTTCGTATGTAACTTATGaaatagaaggaaaattataACTGACTTtcctgttgttgtttcttttaaattagcatgtatttttatttagctcCCTTTACTATGATTTCCCTAAACATACTCAAAACACAGTCACTCCCTTCAGAAGCCACTGAACAAAAATGCACTCCAtgcttttcaggtttttatgcTTGTAACAGGACCAACGAGGAAAATAGTGAAAGTGATACGAATGCACTGTTCAGATACCGCTTATGTTTAAAAAGAGTTCATGAATATTGATGATGGGTTTATAACAGATCAGCTTTATGGCTTTCCATCAGTCATTTCCTTCGCTGCTAAATACTCCAGCTGCCTGTTAATCCACATTAATATTGATATCAGACAGTTTACTCATCTCCATCAGCTGGAGAAACACCATGTGACCTCTGACAGCAAACAATCTCAGTATCTGGATGAtgattttcattattatttttgatgtatTCTCCTCTTATTGGTCGATAATTAGACATTCATAGGactcttttcttaaaaaaaggttttcagaattaaattatttttgatttagtgAAGCTCGGTAAACTGGTACCACCCGGGACATTCTTTCATGCACCAATTACATAAAAAGATGGCTGTCGCAGTGAGCCAGCCAATATAATTACCTTTCTGTGTGACTTTAACCTGATCAGCCACTTTCTCGTACTCTGCCAGCTCCTGGGAAGGGGAAACAAATGTTTACATCAGTTGACATCATCATACGTGTCTTTTCAGGTCTTTCCGCTCACATGAAGCCTGTTGGCAACAAAACCCCAGAGCTCCAAACAGCTGTGGTCACATCCAGGGAAAAAACCAAAAGAAGCATTTACAAGcttaataaaacaatatcaacggctggtttgcaaaaaaaaaaaaaaaaaaaaaaatctcctgacGTAAGCAGGAGTAATTACGCCGCTCGGTCCGCACGTGTCTCGCTCACCCTGATCATCCGCGCGATGTCCTTGCAGTCCTCCACGTTCGCCGCTCTGATGGAGAAGTCCATGTCCGCAGATGGATGCgcggagctgctgctgctgctgctgctgctgctgctgctgctgctgctgctgctgctgctgctgctcaggcGGGGTTTAACTGGGAAGAGTTTGACTTTGACCCGCAGCCCACCGCTCGACCTCCGTAGGCAGGCTGGAGACGGAACCGATAGCGGCCTCCCCGCCCCCCAGGAAGGAGGAAGGGGCTGGAGGAAGAAGCAGCCCCCGCTTTCACACTAAAAGATGCTCGTACCTCATCAGAActagattttttcttcttcttcttcttcttttatattAATGAAGCATAGTCCGAAACAACACGCAGTGAGTCCCTGCTCCTGCTTGAACCTTTATTATCAGGAGGTTATTCACTATTACTGTGAATTTTTCCCCCTTTACTGTGAAATAGTAAAGGAAATAGTTTAAAAgggcaataataataataataataataataataataataataataataataataataataataataataataataccctGTCTGCGCTGTTACTTTAACCATGCCGTCTCTTCCTCTTGCAGTGCTCTCTTTGATCCTCTAGGTGGTGCTGCGGCCCGGTTTAACTAATCgaagaaaaaagaattaatGCAGGACGTATTTcaaagaaatgcacaaaaaagtAGTAAATGTCCATTTGTACACATGGAGAGCATCTAGCAGAACATAAAACTGGAATTTGTGAaagggtttaaaaaaatgtagcatCTAAATATGTTTAggagaacaaaaataacaccAATCATCTGTCAGCTGTTTCTGAACTAGAGAGCTCGTCAGTGTCAGACTGCTGGATTATAGCTCcctcctcccagcagctgttgCTCCCGACAGGCAAAAAACTCAGTAAATGTTTacacttctgctgtttttcctcattttcaaATAACATTCCTGCTgttatttgcagttttcttccacttctgtttttctttgcacaacTGTGATTTCTTAAAACTATTCAGGTTCATATTTTTTAGAGTCAGAGTATGGTATGTTTAATAACTGTCCAGTATTTTCTTATGCTATACACTTGCTCTTCCTGTCGTCTGTTGTTCTTAGcctctgtttttatatttttatcattgTGTAAATCTACATGCTCTGATTTGCCTGTGGCTTCGCTGCTGGTATTGAATTTCCTCCACTAGCGTACGGTTTACAGCTTAACTCAGTTCACATACAATTAACCCCAAAAGCAACCTGGCAGATATAGATTGAAAACTGTATGTGGCAAACAATGACACAAACATCTCTCAAAGGATGttgaaacatgtaaaacaagtattaatgacaaaagaaatgtttctttttttttttttacattttattgaagaTGGCATGTCAAAATATTCATGGTAATTAGTAGCATTACAGCAGGCAACCCCTTCataataaaagttttcttttaaatttcagatattttgagaATATATGATGATTGCCTGTAGGGGGCGTAGTTGCCAAATCTAGTTTTGACAAGCTTGTTTTCTGAGGCAATATGAGCGTAATAACTCATAATGACAGAGACCTCTGTTGACCCaaattatttctataaatatttgttaaagatgacatttctctgtgttttcattaacaataatacagtaaaaaataaataaataaatgtagcacTGAGTTTGAGACATTGACTCATACTTTCACAAATTTCTTTGGGTTTCTCTGTATTTCACAGTGAATCAGTTCAAGCATCGCCCATACTTTGCCTTTTTAACTCATCATACGTTactgtttgaatgttttagaaaagGTCTAATCACAAGTGGGGCTCCTGTTTTGGTGAAACAGGCAGGAATGATGACGAACATTGTGGATACGTCATCAAACTGTGAATCCCCAGCAGCAAAAATAAGGATGATCTCATTATTTTACACAATTGGAGACAAACCCACTGGGAACAACTACAGAGATAGAGGAACTGTGAGCCGTCTGCTGTTTGAACGAAAACATTTGATCAACTTAGTTCATGCTGTAATGTTTATAGTTGATAGGTTTTGACTTTTCTTGGTGGGTTCTTCACCACACAGGAACAAAATGAGAATGTTGTtcccatgtttgttttttccccaccagAAATCTGTCATGTCAATTTAGATTATTGAAAAAACTGTGATCATGCACGGATAGGGTTTTCATTCCACATGAACAT from Xiphophorus maculatus strain JP 163 A chromosome 14, X_maculatus-5.0-male, whole genome shotgun sequence includes:
- the LOC102220989 gene encoding diamine acetyltransferase 2-like, which translates into the protein MDFSIRAANVEDCKDIARMIRELAEYEKVADQVKVTQKDLEQDGFSKNPFFHGIVAEVPEQHRTKEGHTKIGYALYFYSYSSWAGRSVYMEDLYVMPEFRGKGIGKALMSKVAQLGLAAGCNQLNFTVLDWNKSSVDFYLSQGCVDVTDKIGYHCMRCEGEALEHLAQP